One window of the Mycobacteriales bacterium genome contains the following:
- a CDS encoding DUF72 domain-containing protein, translating into QRTPPGFTFNVKAYSLLTQHPTRTASIYKDLRPADAKPNVYAKDLDPKVVDQVWERFLSALDPLHQAGKLGALLFQFPQWFPIGRRNKDYILECKRRAEPARICVEFRNKTWMSEENRAETLDFLTSYGVPYVCVDMPQGHTSSVPPVVAATADLAVIRFHGHSEKWTSKDIYDRFGYHYSPEELRDWAPKVANLGEQAQETHVFMNNCYSDYAQTNAADLMDLLTDIDADVERPEGS; encoded by the coding sequence GCAGCGGACGCCGCCGGGCTTCACCTTCAACGTGAAGGCGTACTCGTTGCTGACCCAGCACCCGACCCGGACCGCGTCGATCTACAAGGACCTGCGGCCGGCCGACGCCAAGCCGAACGTGTACGCGAAGGATCTCGACCCGAAGGTCGTCGACCAGGTCTGGGAGCGGTTCCTGTCCGCGCTCGACCCGCTGCACCAGGCCGGGAAGCTGGGCGCGCTGCTGTTCCAGTTCCCGCAGTGGTTCCCGATCGGGCGGCGCAACAAGGACTACATCCTGGAGTGCAAGCGGCGGGCCGAGCCGGCCCGGATCTGCGTCGAGTTCCGCAACAAGACCTGGATGTCGGAGGAGAACCGGGCCGAGACGCTCGACTTCCTCACCTCGTACGGCGTGCCGTACGTGTGCGTGGACATGCCGCAGGGGCACACGTCCTCGGTCCCGCCGGTGGTCGCCGCGACCGCCGACCTGGCCGTGATCCGCTTCCACGGGCACAGCGAGAAGTGGACCAGCAAGGACATCTACGACCGCTTCGGCTACCACTACTCGCCCGAGGAGCTGCGGGACTGGGCCCCGAAGGTCGCCAACCTGGGCGAGCAGGCGCAGGAGACCCACGTCTTCATGAACAACTGCTACTCCGACTACGCCCAGACCAACGCCGCCGATCTCATGGACCTCCTCACCGACATCGACGCCGACGTGGAGCGTCCGGAGGGGTCCTAG
- a CDS encoding acyltransferase yields MRFICAAMVFGLHSALMLFFSSQNASGLYMGAVQQGGFTGVVYFFILSGFVLTWSARSGDRLGAFWRRRLFKIYPNYMVALILGVVLAVFVQGQVFNRKTGLLDVLLLQSWSNNINTRTSFNLPHWSLSCEALMYLLFPVFLRLIDKVRPELLWRWAGGIMAAIFIVPFISHALPYSAVYPSGSHDTDVWLTLHFPATRLLDFVLGIFMARIVMTGRRLPLGLGGSVALMAGVYWLATYTPERFNMDFISVIPLALVIAAAATQDAAGRKSLVSGRVWVWLGEISYAFYLLHYLVLAFTRHLLGARTFSTPTTFALLAVLFVITIGLSGLLHELVEKPMMTHFSKSRRSKEEAAAAAQLPPEPDLAQEEDDRHAVTRRAA; encoded by the coding sequence ATGCGCTTCATCTGTGCCGCGATGGTGTTCGGGCTCCACTCGGCCCTGATGTTGTTCTTCTCGAGTCAGAACGCCTCGGGGCTGTACATGGGGGCGGTGCAGCAGGGGGGCTTCACGGGGGTCGTCTACTTCTTCATCCTCAGCGGGTTCGTGCTGACCTGGAGCGCGCGGTCCGGGGACCGGCTCGGTGCGTTCTGGCGCCGCCGCCTCTTCAAGATCTACCCGAACTACATGGTGGCTCTGATCCTCGGCGTGGTGCTCGCGGTCTTCGTCCAGGGACAGGTCTTCAACCGGAAGACCGGCCTCCTGGACGTGCTGCTGCTGCAGTCGTGGTCGAACAACATCAACACGCGCACCAGCTTCAACCTGCCGCACTGGTCGCTGTCCTGTGAAGCGCTGATGTACCTGCTCTTCCCGGTCTTCCTGCGCCTCATCGACAAGGTGCGGCCCGAGCTTCTGTGGCGCTGGGCCGGGGGCATCATGGCCGCGATCTTCATCGTGCCCTTCATCAGCCACGCCCTGCCGTACAGCGCGGTGTACCCCAGCGGCTCGCACGACACCGACGTGTGGCTGACCCTCCACTTCCCGGCGACGCGCCTGCTCGACTTCGTGCTCGGCATCTTCATGGCCCGCATCGTGATGACGGGCCGGCGGCTGCCGCTGGGGCTCGGCGGCTCCGTCGCCCTCATGGCCGGGGTGTACTGGCTCGCGACGTACACGCCGGAGCGGTTCAACATGGACTTCATCTCGGTCATCCCGCTCGCGCTCGTCATCGCCGCCGCGGCCACCCAGGACGCGGCCGGCCGCAAGAGCCTCGTCTCCGGGCGCGTCTGGGTCTGGCTGGGCGAGATCTCCTACGCCTTCTACCTGCTGCACTACCTGGTGCTCGCGTTCACCCGGCACCTGCTCGGTGCCCGGACGTTCAGCACGCCGACCACGTTCGCGCTGCTGGCGGTCCTGTTCGTGATCACGATCGGGCTCTCCGGGCTGCTGCACGAGCTGGTGGAGAAGCCGATGATGACGCACTTCTCCAAGTCGCGCCGGAGCAAGGAGGAGGCGGCGGCCGCCGCGCAACTGCCGCCCGAGCCGGACCTCGCCCAGGAGGAGGACGACCGGCACGCCGTCACCCGGCGCGCCGCCTGA
- a CDS encoding CHAT domain-containing protein, with protein MNERDAEILIRATNAYVTVVADPAAGGPEAIALVAEARRTRQPEALVAALRAEAWYHRTRLDGARAKRLLDEAVRIARRERLPERLGEVLVTRGVVSHELGRPGAAERDFTAAAGLIAPGMAAELAAQQGALYLNQGRLEEAARLYRRLLASSGLPRDVRAKVANNLGVLETQRGRPQVALGWLDQAAEAAHGVVPTYAAAIAESRAAATVQAGRLTEGLALFGEAAGLWQAAGLPLGELHVEHSEALVELRLLPEAQEQSREAVRLLDMHGMPLMAAEAQLRAAQLTLLRGDLPAAATLAAEVAARFRRQRRASWAARADLVAIEARLRSTASLATDPAAARRAAAVLRRARMPAAVHASLVAGRVAAAADKPAAAAAAWADALALSRGAPVLVRLRGRVAGALAGRLAGDDDAVLRHSRAGLADLARHRASLASYELRVLASGQGVELGRLGLAALVRGGSPARVLDWMERTRAAAVAAVEPGPAGPDTELDAELAAMRAAYAELRTAPGSGRSDVSPRQTELEARIRQSSWLRAAAAPAAAPRLSLASLRGQLGDRVLVEYDVLDGEVIAAVVEPARTRLVRLGPIAGVTFEISTLLFALRRLARGTGRAAAALATARAGLDHLTALLLAPLELPSHSELVVVPVGELQRVPWSAVHPQPVSVAPAAAMWERSARARPLGQDVVLVAGPDVPGGSAEIAALSALHPAATVLRPPASTAGAVVSALSTASLAHLACHGRVRPDNPIFSSLLLADGPLTVHELEARGPAPYRIVLAACESGTEVGYEGNETLGFVSSLLARGSAGLVASAVVVPDWDVVPLMRSLHSSVLRGATLATALFEARSTLDGADPRAFVSWCAFNAFGAA; from the coding sequence ATGAACGAGCGCGACGCGGAGATTCTGATACGCGCGACTAACGCGTACGTCACGGTCGTCGCCGATCCTGCCGCAGGCGGCCCCGAGGCGATCGCACTGGTCGCCGAGGCGCGCCGGACCCGCCAGCCGGAAGCGCTGGTCGCGGCGCTGCGGGCGGAGGCCTGGTACCACCGGACCCGGCTGGACGGGGCCCGGGCCAAGCGGCTGCTGGACGAGGCCGTCCGGATCGCCCGGCGCGAGCGGCTGCCCGAACGGCTGGGCGAGGTGCTGGTCACCCGGGGCGTGGTCAGCCACGAGCTGGGCCGGCCGGGCGCGGCCGAGCGCGACTTCACCGCCGCCGCCGGGCTGATCGCGCCGGGCATGGCGGCCGAGCTGGCGGCCCAGCAGGGCGCGCTGTACCTCAACCAGGGCCGGCTGGAGGAGGCCGCCCGGCTCTACCGGCGGCTGCTGGCGAGCTCGGGCCTCCCCCGCGACGTCCGGGCCAAGGTGGCCAACAACCTCGGCGTGCTGGAGACGCAGCGGGGCCGGCCGCAGGTGGCGCTGGGCTGGCTGGACCAGGCCGCGGAGGCCGCGCACGGCGTGGTCCCGACGTACGCGGCCGCGATCGCGGAGTCCCGGGCCGCGGCGACCGTGCAGGCCGGGCGGCTGACCGAGGGGCTGGCGCTGTTCGGCGAGGCCGCCGGGCTCTGGCAGGCGGCCGGGCTGCCGCTGGGCGAGTTGCACGTCGAGCACTCCGAGGCGCTGGTCGAGCTGCGGCTGCTGCCGGAGGCACAGGAGCAGAGCCGGGAGGCCGTACGGCTGCTGGACATGCACGGGATGCCGCTGATGGCGGCCGAGGCGCAGCTGCGGGCCGCGCAGCTGACCCTGCTGCGGGGCGACCTGCCGGCCGCGGCGACGCTGGCGGCCGAGGTCGCGGCCCGGTTCCGGCGGCAGCGCCGGGCCAGCTGGGCCGCCCGGGCCGACCTGGTCGCGATCGAGGCCCGGCTGCGCTCGACCGCGTCGCTGGCCACCGACCCGGCCGCGGCCCGGCGGGCGGCCGCGGTGCTGCGCCGGGCCCGGATGCCGGCCGCGGTGCACGCCTCGCTGGTGGCCGGCCGGGTCGCGGCGGCCGCCGACAAGCCCGCGGCCGCGGCCGCCGCCTGGGCCGACGCGCTGGCGTTGTCCCGGGGCGCGCCGGTGCTGGTCCGGCTGCGCGGCCGGGTCGCCGGGGCGCTGGCCGGGCGGCTGGCCGGGGACGACGACGCGGTGCTGCGGCACAGCCGGGCCGGGCTGGCCGACCTGGCCCGGCACCGGGCCTCGCTGGCCTCGTACGAACTGCGGGTGCTGGCCTCCGGGCAGGGTGTCGAGCTGGGCCGGCTCGGGCTGGCCGCGCTGGTCCGGGGCGGCTCGCCGGCCCGGGTGCTGGACTGGATGGAGCGCACCCGGGCCGCCGCGGTGGCCGCGGTCGAGCCCGGCCCGGCGGGACCGGACACCGAGCTGGACGCGGAGCTGGCCGCGATGCGGGCCGCGTACGCGGAGCTGCGGACGGCGCCGGGCTCGGGCCGGTCCGATGTCAGCCCCCGCCAGACCGAGCTGGAGGCCCGGATCCGGCAGAGCTCCTGGCTGCGGGCCGCGGCCGCGCCGGCCGCCGCGCCCCGGCTGTCGCTGGCGTCGCTGCGCGGGCAGCTCGGCGACCGGGTGCTGGTCGAGTACGACGTGCTCGACGGCGAGGTCATCGCCGCGGTGGTGGAACCGGCGCGCACCCGGCTGGTCCGGCTCGGGCCGATCGCGGGGGTGACGTTCGAGATCAGCACGCTGCTGTTCGCGCTGCGCCGGCTGGCCCGCGGCACCGGCCGGGCCGCGGCCGCGCTGGCCACCGCCCGGGCCGGGCTGGACCACCTGACCGCGCTGCTGCTCGCGCCGCTCGAGCTGCCGTCGCACTCCGAGCTGGTCGTCGTGCCGGTCGGCGAGCTGCAGCGGGTGCCCTGGTCGGCGGTGCACCCGCAGCCGGTGTCGGTGGCGCCGGCCGCGGCGATGTGGGAGCGCAGCGCCCGGGCCCGGCCGCTCGGTCAGGACGTCGTCCTGGTCGCCGGGCCGGACGTGCCCGGCGGCTCGGCCGAGATCGCCGCGCTCAGCGCGCTGCACCCGGCCGCGACCGTGCTGCGGCCGCCGGCGTCCACCGCCGGCGCGGTCGTCTCGGCGCTGTCCACGGCCTCGCTCGCGCACCTGGCCTGCCACGGGCGGGTGCGGCCGGACAACCCGATCTTCTCCTCGCTGCTGCTGGCCGACGGGCCGCTGACCGTGCACGAGCTGGAGGCGCGGGGGCCGGCGCCGTACCGGATCGTGCTGGCGGCGTGCGAGTCCGGCACCGAGGTCGGGTACGAGGGGAACGAGACGCTCGGGTTCGTGTCCTCGCTGCTCGCGCGCGGGAGCGCGGGGCTGGTGGCGAGCGCGGTGGTCGTACCGGACTGGGACGTGGTGCCGTTGATGCGGTCGCTGCATTCGTCTGTGCTGCGAGGTGCGACGCTCGCGACGGCGTTGTTCGAGGCGCGGTCGACGCTGGACGGGGCGGATCCGCGGGCGTTCGTGAGCTGGTGCGCGTTCAATGCGTTCGGGGCGGCGTGA
- a CDS encoding S8/S53 family peptidase, with translation MSEAPDGGSAERRLSDVLTVRRHTSEFGRTWEDRRWRREVLERSRAGRTLRPELPQIDILERHEDDYLVGTGELLIRTDAYDALAQRLAAALGYCGEPMECLRGRVTKLVKAGTRAAQLSEDADTLRARGVAVSFNFVPPMAVVIKSQGGPEPAARSWPPHPPTTAQYAPVRVAIVDTGVTDQPRTDGWLAGLARPGTIDSLYEDPEAAEPLLDAAGGHGTSVAGLVQYEAPDATLAMYAAVPPDGSALESEIACAMVTAVQEGFEAGQSVVLNLSLGTTTTDDEPPVALQAAVDLIEEIAAEQGKDVLIVAAAGNYGDARPVWPAALRGVVAVGALTQQLTPAPWSSRGSWVDCSVLGDGVLTVYVQGTEDPFFDPEPDTFGPDPFALQFGTSFAAPQVAGRVAYVAQEEKIGLRHALARVLAGARRLPDFGRVLEIQSPIG, from the coding sequence ATGAGTGAAGCGCCGGACGGCGGCTCGGCGGAGCGACGGCTGTCGGACGTGCTGACCGTCCGCCGGCACACGTCCGAGTTCGGCCGGACCTGGGAGGACCGGCGGTGGCGCCGGGAGGTGCTGGAGCGGTCCCGGGCCGGGCGCACGCTGCGCCCGGAGCTGCCCCAGATCGACATCCTGGAGCGGCACGAGGACGACTACCTGGTCGGCACCGGGGAGCTGCTGATCCGCACCGACGCGTACGACGCGCTGGCCCAGCGGCTGGCCGCCGCGCTCGGCTACTGCGGCGAGCCGATGGAGTGCCTGCGCGGCCGGGTGACCAAGCTGGTCAAGGCGGGCACCCGGGCCGCGCAGCTGTCCGAGGACGCGGACACGCTGCGGGCCCGCGGGGTCGCGGTCTCCTTCAACTTCGTGCCGCCGATGGCGGTCGTGATCAAGTCCCAGGGCGGCCCGGAGCCGGCCGCGCGGAGCTGGCCGCCGCACCCGCCCACCACCGCGCAGTACGCGCCGGTCCGGGTCGCGATCGTCGACACCGGGGTGACCGACCAGCCGCGCACCGACGGCTGGCTGGCCGGCCTGGCCCGGCCCGGCACCATCGACTCGCTGTACGAGGACCCGGAGGCCGCCGAACCGCTGCTGGACGCGGCCGGCGGGCACGGCACCTCCGTCGCCGGCCTGGTCCAGTACGAGGCCCCGGACGCGACCCTGGCCATGTACGCGGCCGTGCCCCCGGACGGCTCCGCGCTGGAGTCCGAGATCGCCTGCGCGATGGTGACGGCCGTGCAGGAAGGCTTCGAGGCCGGCCAGTCGGTGGTGCTCAACCTCTCCCTCGGCACCACCACGACCGACGACGAGCCGCCGGTGGCCCTGCAGGCGGCGGTCGATCTCATCGAGGAGATCGCCGCCGAGCAGGGCAAGGACGTGCTGATCGTGGCGGCCGCGGGCAACTACGGCGACGCCCGGCCGGTGTGGCCGGCGGCGCTGCGCGGGGTGGTCGCGGTCGGTGCGCTGACCCAGCAGCTGACCCCGGCGCCCTGGTCCAGCCGCGGTTCCTGGGTGGACTGCTCGGTGCTCGGCGACGGCGTCCTGACCGTGTACGTCCAGGGCACCGAGGACCCGTTCTTCGACCCGGAGCCGGACACGTTCGGGCCGGACCCGTTCGCCCTGCAGTTCGGCACCTCGTTCGCGGCGCCGCAGGTCGCCGGCCGGGTGGCGTACGTGGCGCAGGAGGAGAAGATCGGCCTGCGGCACGCGCTGGCCCGGGTGCTGGCCGGCGCCCGCCGGCTCCCCGACTTCGGCCGCGTCCTGGAGATCCAGTCGCCTATCGGGTGA
- a CDS encoding TraR/DksA C4-type zinc finger protein has product MHPQEGLTAQRAALAEQAAALEADLAGIVAAAAGANADDEHDPEGATIAFERAQTAALLDRIRARLAELDRALERVAAGTYGTCVRCGRPIGAERLAARPDATTCIGCATGRLTR; this is encoded by the coding sequence GTGCATCCCCAAGAAGGGCTGACCGCGCAGCGGGCCGCCCTGGCCGAACAGGCCGCCGCGCTGGAGGCCGACCTGGCCGGCATCGTCGCCGCGGCGGCCGGCGCGAACGCCGACGACGAGCACGACCCCGAGGGCGCCACGATCGCCTTCGAACGGGCCCAGACCGCGGCTCTGCTCGACCGCATCCGGGCCCGGCTGGCCGAGCTGGACCGGGCCCTGGAGCGGGTCGCGGCCGGCACGTACGGGACCTGCGTCCGGTGCGGGCGGCCGATCGGGGCCGAGCGGCTGGCCGCCCGCCCCGACGCGACCACCTGTATCGGCTGCGCGACGGGCCGCCTCACCCGATAG